GTGCAGATTAGTGGGGAAACAATGGCGAACAAAATGCCACGGAGGTCCGATCAGCACTTTGGGGCTGTCCCAAGCTCATCAGAGACAATTCCTCTGACCTTCATTAGTTTGCCACGGCATGCCACATGATGTAATCATATTACTCGGAGCTCCTTCAGTTTGAGCGATTAGCCTCATTTAGTTACGtggcagaaagacagagaggaagagaataCCCGTATTGTGGTCTGGAGCGCAGAGGTcaacagaggagaaagagagaggcggGTATTTTGGATTGTCTGGCACGAGGACAGTGAGAAATAAGACGCCAAGAGCAGGATCAGTCTGAGGCTTTCAACATGCGTGTGTTACAGTCAGCCTACAAACCTAATTAAAACTGCCAGAGCTTACCTGCCTCGTTTCGTAACAAGAATAACTTCAAGTGTTTCTAATCTTCTAGTTATTGTTCTAAATAGATCCTTGTTCGGGCCGTCCTACCTCCAGAGCAGAGAGTGTTGGGGTCTCCGTTCCTCACGTCCTGCCGGCGGAAACGTCTGAAAGGAATTTCACTATTTAGAAGAAAAATCATGACTGTTTTGAAAGTATTTGTACAATCTAATCATGTCATCGTATCAAGACCTCTTGTTGTTCGGTAAATAGCGAGTACAGGACGTCCCGTCCCAGGCGCAGTAGGGGTCTCTGGCCAGGCAGCACTCGGCGCAGGCCTTCCCGTACACACTGCAGCGGTGCAGCGGCACCTGAGCGATCCCCGTGTCCGAGCCCACGTACAGCTGTTGCTGTGGAGATACAGAGCCAGGAGAAAAcacctcaaacactgcatcgTCAAAGCTGAAGTCCGTCTGAATATTTTCTGAATGCGCCATAAATGATCAATAAAGTTCCTGCagttaaaaacattaaagttaACACACTAAAagtacaaaacaaacaaacccgcTTTGAGGAAATCTGCATGTTGATGATCGACGAGGCATCCTGAAGAGAAGATCAGATACACTCGATTAATTTACATGTTTCATACTAATGAGGACAAGAATGAAGAAATCCTTTAACTTTGACTCTAAATATTCTCTACTTTCCAGAGAGAACATTGTGTCCAAATATTATTAAACCTGCATTCTTACTTTAAAGACCTCCAACTCCTCCAGTAAGAGCTCCTCCATGTTGTTCCAGCTTTCCTTGGGGACATTGATCACCTTTAGGACTGTTCCTCTGtctgaaatcaaacacacaccaaaactTTACATCATACAACATTCTCAGCTGTATTCATAATCTAATTCTTATGTAACAATCGCTTCATCAATTCATCTTCCGTTCAACCAGTTTAACTCGAGGGAGCTGGATCTGACCCCAACTTACAAACTTAAACAGACACAAGAAAGTCCACACAAACTCTGCTCCCGCTACACCAGCGTGTCGCCCACATTCAACAGCTAACGGTGAAACGTGTCCCGTTACCTGTGCCGATGAACATGACGTCGTACTGTCCGTCGGCGGCGTTCACCCGGTCCACGGCGATCTGGGTGAAGCTGTACTCCACATTGGTCCGGACGAAGATGGGCCTCCGGGTCATCGGGTAGACCGGGTTGTACATCAGCGGGTGGTGGCGTGCAAACTGGATCACGTCGTCCGGGAAACCCTTCGTGGACTCAAAGCTGCCGAACGTCTTGCTGGGACACTAATGAGGACGAGGAAAGTCCATTTTAATTCATATTCTATTGAACTGACGCCTCAACGGTCTGAGTGCTCTTAGCTATGAAACGGGGATGGAGGTGAGTGACAGCTGTGTCCGACCGTCTCTTGGCACCACATCCAGATCACAATCAATCTTAACCACCAATTTTTTAAGTTGTAAAAGAATTTGGAAAGACACACAACTTTGAAATCAAGGTTTTGCAGTTTTCTGCCTGACTCAGCAGCTGTTCGATCGAGCCACAATAACCCTGCAGGACAGGACGGACTGCAGGACTTGCTCTCAACAGACGCTCTGTACCATGTTGAAGCTTCAGCGTATAATCATATATCTGATGGAAAATGCGTTGCGACCGTGTGCGTGTAAACTGAAGCGAAGCGAGCGAGTCATCAGAACTTCAGCTGGCCAGCAGTGCACAAAAGGCACAATTCAGCCGGCTACAGAGAAGTGATTATGGTGAGATGGGTCTCAGGGACTTGTGAGCTTTACCCCGGGTCAGAGTCcagcctctctctgtctctctctcattaAAATTCCTGTCCTGAATCTTCTAACTACtcatttttgggttgtttttcctccttaaTTGGTTGCTCTACGTATCCAACAGAACGTACAGCTCATGTATTTTGATTTGGTTGAGGCATTTTGCGTCTGAAACTACTTTAATTGCTTCTGCATACTTGTCCTCGTGAGCATAAAAGCTTTCTTAAAACTTGTTCTGCTGATTTGTGAAGTGATGATGTGCTCACTGTGGGCCAAAAACAATTAGGGATCGTTGGACTGTGGCCGTTTGAAGCTCTGCATAACAAATCCTGCTGACATTATACCTCTGCGCTTAGCAAATTTAAAGAGCAGGCATGAGCACATATCGATCAGGGAGAAGTTTCTGGAAAACTAAAGGTCTAACACTGGATGCTTCTGTAAGGACTTGTCACAAAGCTGATGCATGCAATTAAAGTTATGCAGTTCAGTCCTACAAACACAATTATTATAACCATGGAACCCAAAAGAACTCATGTCTGTGCAGAACAACATTTAACTTCTACAAAAGTGCTGCAGATATCGACATGTGCTCGAGTGAATTGACGTTTAGGACCTTTTGACATTCCTATGGAAGGGGCTTTATAGGTGTTCACATACCATTCCTGGGCGGGGATAGGGGACTTTTCCCTGGAAGGGGACCCACTGGTAGTTGGGCCCCTCTTTGTGAGCAAAGGGCCCCAGGAAGGCCCTCCGGATGTCATTCATTGAGTAGAGACACACAGCTGAGCCTTTAAATACACTGCTGCTGGGAGAGAGGGGAGGCTGGTTAAATATAAcaaaccgacacacacacacacacacacacacacacacacacacacacacacacacacacacacacacacacacacatgcacaatcTGAATAGACTCTGACCTGGAAGTAGAGAAGACAGTGTAGACCAGAGGATTTTTCCTGTCTCTCGTCTGCAGCAGGAACACATcgcctgaggacacacacacacacacacacacacacaggttaggtggcgggaggtcagaggtgaggaAGAAGATAAACAGACCCTGTACTTTGAAGACACATTTACTGTGTCCTGCTACGTAAAAATAAATCTCACaaagttgttgtgtttttgagtATCAGTCGAGAAGTAAACATATTGAGAGTCAAGTCCTCacgcttttttttaaaaactggaaGCTTTGCTTAAATGAACAGACTGTGAcaatcagaggagagagagttcagttcattcgaggtgaaaagctgcagaaagatctttaaaaaaaacctccaagtCGATCAGAATCATCTTGAGACatcatgcagcagcagcttaaACCACATGAGAGCCCGTCAGGGAAACATTATATAATAAAAGGTTCAGCAGACGCTTCATTATTTATTGCATGGTACCTTCAGGCAATTTGTCAGTTTTAAGACAGTGTGATCTTTAGCTCAGACTGGAAGGGAAATGTTCTCCCTTTGAAACTCACTGGTCACAGATGCGTGGTGTCAACAATAATCATCTATTCAATAATGCTTCATTCCACGAATTGAAGGAGAAAGCTGTTTCCTGCTGAAGTTTCATCTTATGGGGTTGTATTATTTCAAGGAAAAAGACCCAGTTAAGTTAACATCGTAGGTCTAGTTAGACAAACCAGACCGAACCAAGCTCTTTGCATTTTTATCCCTTTAAACCGTTTACAGTTTGAGGAGCAGATCTTAGTTTGTACTGACAGGAAAGCTTGAGCAAAGTGTGAATTCCTGTGGATAACAGGTCCACTTCACACGTCTAACAGTTTTACCCATTcgagcacacacactgtctttcacacacaccactgggAGCAAAGTTTGTTCCAGTGGGGTCAACATGGACAGACGTAAAGGGGCTTGAAAGTAGCTCACTCTACCAACTGATGGACAGCTTGATCCAAACAATTATTTTCTATAATAAGAGTATTCCTCCATCCACATCAGTTTATCCTAACTTCTGGACAgcttgtcatggaaacacatgACGTGTGGGTGGGAGTCCAGACGCTGGGTCGGAAAATCAGCCTGTAGAACAATTTGGATGAACAATGTTGGAAATTACAACTTTCTTTTTGTGAGTGACATTAAAAGGAAAGTTCCTGGAGCTGAGCTGTGTGACATCTGTTGAGACATGTTGAAGTCAAACCGGAGACTTTCTTCAAGATCAAAAGCACATATGTTCAGATCTCCGTCCATttcctggagggtctgcaggttGAGCTTCAGGACACGTGTACAGTGTTGGATAAATATTCGCTCCGGGGACTTACGGAGTTCATCAAAGTATGTGTCGCTGCCATCGGCTCCCGGGACCGAGCAGATCAGGCGGGTCTTGAGGAAGGTTGTCCATTTGTTCACCAGGCTCCGCTGTCCGCCCATGTCATTCTGATTAGACACGGAAAAAGTCCAGTCATAGATATTAAATTAGATTAAAATGTTCCAACCTGACGTGGTTCATATTAAATTACCAGATAGTGATATAATAAACCTTTTACCCTGCACAGCTGTCCGATCCGTGAATAGGTCGACTTTCCCAAACCCTGAGCTTCGACCGCTGTTTCccggaagaagaagaagaccttgTCGTCATCGGGGTTCTCGCTCTCAGGGACCCAAAAGGAACCGATGAACTTCGGTTCTGGTGGAAAAATCAAAGAGCATCAGTGTCAGATTTCCCCTCAATGAGAAGCAGTCACCatcgctgcacacacacacacacacacacacacaccattgaGCCAGCGGGAATCATGCTGCTCAGTTCGAATGGAGGGACGTTTCCCTAAACTCCTGAAGATGGTGAAGTCCCGTCCCATCAGGTCGGTGGCCACGCCTGCGTACAGCTCATCCCCTGGAAGACAACGTTAGAGAATAAAGCAAGGACAGAGTCAGTGGTGTGGATTAACTACGTTTCCTTTATGATTTACTTCTACTTGCAGCTGATATCTATACCGTAGTTTGACTTACCCACAAGTACAGAGGCAGCATTATGCCGAGGGTCATATGGACTCTTCCCCTTCCCGTCCTCCACCTTGGAGGGATCAATCCTGAACACGTGGTCCTGATAAAGGAAGAGAACAGGCAGGATTCAGGGGCTGTGATTTCACCATCGTTAtcaacttaaaacaatctggaACTGGAACTGAGGGTGACGGATTCCTTTGATCTGCTCAGAACGGTTTACCTTCATGCATCAAGATCGGCCAGCGACCATGCTGTTCTGTTACCAAGTCTGAGTCACTGCTGGCCGTCACATGTAAGCAGCCGTTTGTTTGTACACATAAAATCTATTGTCCAAGAGCTCCTTCTTGAAGTCATGTTCTCATTGGATTTATAACCACACTGAAACAatgatgtctgtgtgtgagactgaaTAGTACTGTATTCAAGCAACGACTGTCAGTGTAACTGCAACGTTTACTTTTTTTGCAAATAGTCACCAGatcactgtttgtgtgttttgtcttgttaTGATTCTCACCTCCATCCTGTGTCCCACCTCCACGAAGGCACAGGTCGGGTGGAAGGCTCCGGTTCCGCAGGCGTATAAGTGAGTGCGATTGTAATGGTGCACGATCTTCACGTAGTTCACACAGTCAGACTgtaaaacacgcacacacacacacactctaaatcAACAATATTCATTACAGAAATAACTTTTTTCGTCTTTATATCAGTATTCGTTGTGAACATTCTCTGCACCTTTAAAACAATCACTGCATGCAAAATCCTCTCATACACTGTCATGGCTGTTGTGGTGAATGTGGACTCTGTTCGCTGGTTGTTTTTTGATGTGCATTCCTCTCATAGCTCCACTGTCCACTGTCATAtccgcagctcctcctctgcacATTGTTGTGACAGCCATTGTGTTCAGCCAGAACACACACGCTTGCATTTCGTGTGTAAGTTTGGCTCAGAGATCAAAAATCATGCATACAGTAACCgttttccctccaaaaaaagGTACGGATATAAATGACATCTAAGAGTTTGACTTCATGCAGATGTTCATGTTGATAATCTTTGGTAATCTGCTTTCATTAGCCGGCTGAGATAAACCTCCGAGGATAAAAGAACCATGTGTATTATTTCCCATCCTTCGTAATAACAGTCTTTCTGCCTTTCTGTACCCTCTTAGGTCTCCTGCAGACAGCATGTTattgacccacacacacatctgtccatCTCAGGGTCGGGTTACCATGAGCTGACTGAAAAAAGGCTTCACGTTCGATAAAGTATTTTGATTCCATGATAAAGGAGACGGGCTGTGCACTTCAGATGCTATATTGTTATGATGGAAACTCCCAAATAATATTTTCAttgcagttttcaaaaaaactgaaagtacAAGGTGTGTTTCATCCATCTCTTTAAAGGATGCTTCCACCCTTTTTACAATCACacttatttttctgtgtatgtCCGTCCAGTCTGTGTCTCCAGGGTGACAGATGGGCCCGGTTGTGAAATCAGGGCCACAAGAAATGTGGCTCATTaaaccttctcacacacacacacacacacacacacatgcacgcatgcacacacacacacacacacccttctgTGGTTCTGAACAAAGACCTGCCTTCAAACCACTAAAACCCACCAGGGGATTAGAGATGGAGTTGTATTTGTTGCTCTCTCTTTGTGAGCGTGCACATGTGAAGGCGTCCAACCGATCGATTCGTCTCTTAAACTGTTAAACATGAGAGACCTTAGAGGAGGCTCCCGAGGAGAAGGTGCTCAGCGTCCGAAcgcagcacacaaacacacactaccAACCTAAATCCTGGAAGTTCGCCTCCACCTAACAGCCATTGTACTTTAAACtctgtggggtgtgtgtgtgtgcatgtgtgtgtgtcagggtgcAGAGAAAGGTGAGAGAGTCAGTAGAGTTTGACAAAGTAAATTCTTTGATGtgacaaagagagaaagacagagcagGAGGTGACGGGAAAGATGCTTGAAAGGCCTCGAAGAAAGGCCcaaaaggaaggaggaggagaaggacacTGAGTTATGCCcgcaatcacagctcctcactgtgtgtgtgtgtgtgtgtgtctgtgtgtgagaggtggCAGCAGCGGCATTAAAGGGTTCACTgctcgacctttgaccccccgCCACCTCATTAGTAGAAACACTGAGCAAATTGCATGCTGTGACCTGAGCCCAGCCGGAGCTTTAGTCCTCGCCATCACGTTTAATAAAGCTGCATTGTTGCCCCGAGGAtgtctttttctccttttcctttccGTCTTTTCAGCTCTATCGATGATTAACCCAAGCTGCCCATTTATTTTACTGGCCATTAACGgcttctttctgctgtttctcacTCCTGAAGTATCAAACTATGTTCAAATGTTTTTACAGCCACAGACAGATGTACTGTCAATAGTCTAACTTTCATCCATGTTTTATTATTCTAACTCAGCCAACAGCAAGGCAAAAGTTTGcacttcttctctctttttcttgttttggtgttgttttgGTGACTGTGCTACACATTAGACGCCCCACACAGCTCAACGCTGCGTTTGATCACATTGCTTGAGTTGGTCTTTGAATCAAACGAGCAATGACCGATAACGCCTGGTAGCTTGGAGACAGAGAAAGTGAGAAACCCACGGATGAGACGCCAGCAGGAACACACAGTCCCTCACATCTGAGGCTTTAAACACCGAGACGCCTGGCGGCGCTGAATCAGACCCGCAGTCCACTGTTTACTGCCTCTGTCTGACTCTGTTTATGTGCGTGCGTCTGTGTTTGTCTTACTGTGTCTGTGCATGTTAGGTGTGTTTCCTGCGAGCGGGGATGTGTTTATTGTGtcgtgtggagctgctgtgataATGTGGTGCAGGACAAGTTCCTGCAGTCAGAAGCAATCAGTCTGTTTGAAGCGACTTCAGTGCACAATAAACTTTTAAACTATCCCACTCCTGAATTCACAAATGAAAATGCGCCCTAAGAAAAATAACTACAGAGTTCACATTTATGGAAGAAAATGTGAGAGTGAGAGTTTGAATTTTAGACTTCTTTGACAATCAGGTTGTAAATGCTTGTTTCAAAGATTTCATGTTAATTAATTCCTTGAGCATGAAAAGGAACAGTCCTAAAGACGCTTGTAAATATTGACCGCGACGCCATCAGTAACTTTTACTTTATCATACAAAATTTCACCTGACGTTTTCTAGTTTCatctttttaattgtttttgctttattccTGCTTTTCCTCTTATTTTGGAGCAGCTTCACCAAATGTATTCATCTTCAACAGTTTGAGATAATATCACCTCTACTGACCACcccacgcacccacacacacacacagacacacacacacacataccatcACTTTAACTTTACTGAAGAATGTCTCTAAATTCAAACTCAGACATGACTATTACTTCCCAAACCTGACCTGCACTTCAGTCTTAACCTGACGCTGACCTTAACGGAACTCTAACCTTCAGCTGAAAGTGTATTTCACGGGTGATTTATTTTTATCCCCTTAAGGTTGAAATGACTTGTTAATGTGAGTGTTTGGATATGTTTAGGTCCCACAACTCCTCAGCGCTcataaagccacacacacacacacacacacacaaacacacacacacacacacacacacacacacacacacacacacacacacacacacacacacacacacacacacacggtctggTCAGGTGAAATTGGAGCCTGGATTTTTGTATGAATGGAGTTCGTTGTCTGTCTGCTACAGCTGTGTAATCACACTGATGACTGGGttgctttacacacacacacacacacacacacacacacacacacacacacacacacacacaaagactggATATTTACATAGatacatgaataaatatgtGCCGACTGTCACACATGAGTATAAATATGGAATATTTTGCCAAATGTGTGTCTTGTTAACACATGCTCTTGGTAAGCTGACAGTTTTAACGCAGATACAGACCTGCAGACCGAGGTAGAGTACACTCTAACCTTGGGTGGTCTATAGGGCTCTCGGTGGCCTCTACATGTTGGTCAGTGGAGCCGAGCCTGCTCTGCCCGGACttcacacacagggacacattTAGACGCATAATCATCACATGCAGTGTTGACCCAGCATATTCTTGGAGAAATAATGTACAACTATATCAccatcaaaatgaaaacttgtttttttaactccatTTTGGGTTTTTCTCCAAGATACTCCTGTTTCCTCCCGCAGTCCAGAAACAGGCCTTTGAGAATAATGGGTGGGCCTGAATTGGCCAtaggtgtaaatgtgagtgtgtgagtgtgtgtgaatgtgtgtgtgtgtcagtctctctctgtctgtccagtGATGGATCAGAACTCAAACTAacctgggatcggctccagtgcCACACCACCCTCACACCCAGCACAGCCTCACATTTCCTCTCTTAACTTGGTTTTGTTtgattgaatttgttttgcCGGCCCATTCTGTCCAGCTCCTCTTATAAAGTTCAAACACGCACTGCGGCCATTTGTCACTTAACGCATGTTTCCAAGTCACAACTCTATAATGGGGCTGGCCCACCGATCTGACCTGACTTTGTCAGAGTAATTATTTAATGTACTGAGTGTATTAGTAACACAAGACGCTCCCGTGGTCACTGTTTAGGCGGTTAAACTGACTCAAATTAAACAAGGAACAGACTGCTGAAGCTACTTAGCagcaatttcaagtgaaaatagaacATCAGTTAAATGTGACACTTCCCATCACTCCACCTTGCTTCTTCAGGGGAAGTCTTAGTAATGAATGTATCCAGGCTTCATCAGGGAGTCCATTTGATTTTCCCATCTTCCAACCCAGGGGATGATGGGAAGAaatgactttttgttgttttcattgcaCTTCATGTTACTTTAATTAGGAATGAAGTCTAAAGCGTGCTGTTTTTTAAAGCCACCATGCGTTCTGTGGAAgcagtgaagagaaaaacaaaaaaagaggaaatgatcTCACCGCATGGCAGGTCCCAAAGTGGGAGTACCGCACCTATTATTACATGTTATCAGTTTAAACGCAGTGTCTCTGCCTTGTGATGACTCCCATGACTCCAGTGGATTAAAAGGTAGCATTGTGTTGGGCTGAGGAGGAGTGGAcagacttcctcctccaggATCGCCGTGCCCTTCTTATTTCACCGCAGCACGACGTGACACATCTGAGCTCTCATTAATGGTGTATGAAAAGCTTTTCAATAGatgtttaaatatacatttgGCCAGTGATAGCCACTAAAGACACAAGACGAACAAGTGAAGTGTACACCACTGCATTAATGAGCAGCTGACATGAGGATCACCGTGCTCcatgttttcagactgaactACGGGTTGAAACGGCGAGAAGAAGCTTACCGTGATGTCCTTGCCAGCCCAGTTGCACTCCTCCCTCCAGTCAACAGGGGCAGGCCAGTAAATCTGAAACACGAACATGAAAtaatatttaagttttttttaagcatgtaAATCCTTACAGAGGAATAAGTGAATGGAAAATGCATCCTTGAGCTGCAAATCACACCGCTCAGCAGTCTGGATGATAAcacgtttttcttttcttctttccactcCGCTCTTCAAATCTTTGGTTGAACACACttcctttattttccttctttcctcttcatctccGTCTTAACCCTTTTTTCTAACCACATCATCCAAGCCCCGTCTCAACCGCACGGAGAGAAAAAGATCCAAAGCAGAGTGGATCTGTACTCCGAGCTCATAAATCACACTGACACATACACCTAAACCCAACCGAAGCTTCAGATCCGAAGCATCCAACGTGTAATTTACTCCAAACAGCTGTGAGCAGATGTTACCGGTGGGCTGTATTTTGCTCCTATGCATATTTGCGTATGGCTTTGCTGTGGACTCGCTCCACTGTTATTCACACCTGTGGATGTGAGCTTTCGCTTGCTGAAACGTGGTCGTTAGATACTTAAAGGGAAAGAACACTCGAGTGAAGCTGCATTTTTTCAGATGTTCGTCATCACCTGATTCAGTAAAAACCTTTTCCTTTCATCTTCATCTAACTCTTTGATTCCCTACCTTTGTCTATTAATCCCATATTTCGCTCTTCCCCCACAAAGAGGTGCAGCTGAACAGTCTCAGATGGACAATTTCTTCTTTCAAAGAGGTCTGTTTGTAAAAAGTGTCCACGCTagtgaatgtttttcttcatgtccTTCCTTCAGGTCCACTTGAATATAGAATTACAAAGCACATGTGGTCTGACTTTGATTGCAACAGTAAAATATAAGCCTAAGAAATCGAGCAAAACGGCTCTACgtggaagaacaaaaacaaaaaaagacagttaTGTATGTGCAAGAAGAAAGATGGCTCCAATCTAAACCTAACAAAAAGCAGGTAAATCTCCTCATTATCTTTACAGCCATGGAAAACACAGCACATGTGCAGTGGATCATAACTATTTTGAGCATTATTTGAACTGGTTTTCAAGAGATGGAGCCGCTGTGACCCTTCACCCTTCTGCAACACGTCAGAACAATGAGCTTTAACTCACATCTATTTCTCTTTCTCATGATTTCTTGTGTAAAGTTGAAATAAAAGAAACCCTGTAAACCCAAGATTCATCCTGCTGTTTGCCCACAGATTGAGATGGATGAAGCACCTGAGTCCATTTTACCGTTTTCAGTGTGAGAACAGTGTTGA
The DNA window shown above is from Salarias fasciatus chromosome 20, fSalaFa1.1, whole genome shotgun sequence and carries:
- the sema3b gene encoding semaphorin-3B, which gives rise to MMTMMMMMVATMVTCSSLFLLGLAAAHASSNTMSRTSSSPSSSSSSSSSPRMKLSYKELQQFHGVRRFDLERSCCFSALLLDEERGRLFVGAKNFLLSLSLDNIAKQEHKIYWPAPVDWREECNWAGKDITSDCVNYVKIVHHYNRTHLYACGTGAFHPTCAFVEVGHRMEDHVFRIDPSKVEDGKGKSPYDPRHNAASVLVGDELYAGVATDLMGRDFTIFRSLGKRPSIRTEQHDSRWLNEPKFIGSFWVPESENPDDDKVFFFFRETAVEAQGLGKSTYSRIGQLCRNDMGGQRSLVNKWTTFLKTRLICSVPGADGSDTYFDELRDVFLLQTRDRKNPLVYTVFSTSSSVFKGSAVCLYSMNDIRRAFLGPFAHKEGPNYQWVPFQGKVPYPRPGMCPSKTFGSFESTKGFPDDVIQFARHHPLMYNPVYPMTRRPIFVRTNVEYSFTQIAVDRVNAADGQYDVMFIGTDRGTVLKVINVPKESWNNMEELLLEELEVFKDASSIINMQISSKRQQLYVGSDTGIAQVPLHRCSVYGKACAECCLARDPYCAWDGTSCTRYLPNNKRRFRRQDVRNGDPNTLCSGDHHKHRVAERKLFGVEGSSTFLECIPKSLQARVTWTFQKHPQNPREEVRLDDRILQTDRGLLIRRVLKRDVGIYQCHAMEHGFTQTLLGITLEIVPSTSPSTSNLPSDAPVRLDPRSGGGPPMTNQKLWYRDFMQLVDHPNLSTVDQICEQVWARKNAGGEQADKTFAAQGKEAPPAGPAVRPANKKWKHLQEIRKGRNRRTHDGKPNPRAPRSAGE